The following are encoded together in the Bacillus sp. NP157 genome:
- the gltX gene encoding glutamate--tRNA ligase, whose protein sequence is MPVRTRFAPSPTGYLHIGGARTALYCWLEARRRGGEFILRIEDTDRERSTQEAVQAILDGMNWLGLTHDEGPYYQTLRMDRYREVADQLLREGKAYYAYETKEEIEAMRNAAMAAGEKPRYNGYYRDRNEPLRDDPNRVIRFKNPTSGSVVFDDKVKGRIEWANTELDDLVIFRSDGFPTYNFAVVVDDIDMGITEVIRGDDHVNNTPRQINIYKALGAPVPEFAHLPMILGPDGQKLSKRHGAVSVMQYREDGFLPHALLNYLVRLGWSHGDQEIFSVGEMIELFDAADVNKAASRFDVTKLSWLNQHYLKTDDPATLGNELAYHLQRIGIDPATGPNPADVVVALRDRVQTFVEMAQRAALWYGPIVEWDPKAIDKHLRTETAPAVLARAKEELAALPEWTPEAVHGAVERTAAALELGMGKVAAPLRVAMTGTQVSPSIEHTIYLCGRDVALARIDDAVAKAA, encoded by the coding sequence ATGCCCGTCCGCACCCGTTTCGCCCCCAGCCCCACCGGCTACCTCCACATCGGCGGTGCCCGCACCGCGTTGTATTGCTGGCTGGAGGCGCGTCGCCGTGGTGGCGAGTTCATCCTGCGGATCGAGGACACGGATCGCGAGCGTTCGACCCAGGAAGCCGTGCAGGCGATCCTCGACGGCATGAACTGGCTGGGCCTGACCCATGACGAGGGTCCGTATTACCAGACCCTGCGCATGGACCGGTACCGCGAGGTGGCGGACCAGCTGCTGCGCGAGGGCAAGGCGTATTACGCCTACGAGACGAAGGAAGAGATCGAGGCCATGCGCAACGCCGCGATGGCCGCCGGTGAGAAGCCGCGTTACAACGGCTATTACCGCGATCGCAACGAGCCGTTGCGCGACGATCCGAACCGGGTGATCCGCTTCAAGAACCCGACCTCGGGCAGCGTCGTGTTCGACGACAAGGTGAAGGGCCGCATCGAGTGGGCGAACACCGAGCTCGACGACCTGGTGATCTTCCGTTCGGACGGGTTCCCGACCTACAACTTCGCGGTCGTGGTCGACGATATCGACATGGGCATCACCGAGGTGATCCGCGGCGACGACCACGTCAACAACACCCCGCGCCAGATCAACATCTACAAGGCGCTGGGCGCGCCGGTGCCGGAATTCGCGCACCTGCCGATGATCCTCGGCCCGGACGGCCAGAAGCTGTCCAAGCGGCATGGCGCGGTCAGCGTGATGCAGTACCGCGAAGACGGCTTCCTGCCGCACGCGCTGCTCAACTACCTCGTCCGCCTGGGCTGGTCGCACGGCGACCAGGAGATCTTCTCCGTGGGCGAGATGATCGAGCTGTTCGACGCGGCCGACGTGAACAAGGCGGCGTCGCGTTTCGACGTCACCAAGCTGTCGTGGCTGAACCAGCATTACCTGAAGACCGACGATCCGGCCACGCTCGGCAACGAGCTGGCGTATCACCTGCAGCGCATCGGCATCGACCCGGCGACCGGCCCGAACCCGGCTGACGTCGTCGTCGCGCTGCGCGATCGCGTGCAGACCTTCGTCGAGATGGCCCAGCGCGCGGCGCTCTGGTACGGCCCGATCGTCGAATGGGATCCGAAGGCGATCGACAAGCACCTGCGCACCGAAACGGCCCCGGCCGTGCTCGCCCGTGCGAAGGAAGAGCTTGCCGCGCTGCCGGAGTGGACCCCGGAAGCCGTGCACGGTGCCGTCGAGCGCACCGCCGCCGCGCTGGAGCTGGGCATGGGCAAGGTCGCCGCGCCGCTGCGCGTGGCGATGACCGGCACCCAGGTCTCGCCGTCGATCGAACACACCATCTACCTGTGCGGCCGCGACGTCGCCCTGGCCCGCATCGACGACGCCGTCGCCAAAGCCGCCTAA
- a CDS encoding transcriptional repressor has translation MSSHAGHLHPHNHQNDARGFVEAVEHASNERGLRLTPLRREVLELVADAGKPVKAYDLLDRLREKHGNAAPPTVYRALDFLLENGFIHKLESINAYVSCHHPAEFHQVPFLICDKCQCAQEVCDVRVAELIEAQAQALGFRPQAQTLEVHGICKNCRES, from the coding sequence ATGAGCTCCCACGCCGGCCACCTTCATCCGCACAACCACCAAAACGATGCCCGTGGCTTCGTCGAAGCGGTTGAGCACGCCTCCAACGAGCGTGGCCTGCGGCTGACGCCGCTGCGTCGCGAAGTGCTCGAGCTGGTCGCCGACGCCGGCAAGCCGGTCAAGGCCTACGACCTGCTGGACCGCCTGCGCGAAAAGCACGGCAACGCCGCGCCGCCGACGGTGTATCGCGCCCTGGATTTCCTGCTCGAGAACGGCTTCATCCACAAGCTGGAATCGATCAACGCCTACGTCTCCTGCCACCATCCGGCGGAGTTCCACCAGGTGCCGTTCCTCATCTGCGACAAGTGCCAGTGCGCGCAGGAAGTCTGCGATGTGCGGGTCGCCGAGCTGATCGAGGCACAGGCGCAGGCGCTGGGCTTCCGGCCGCAGGCGCAGACGCTG